DNA sequence from the Oncorhynchus keta strain PuntledgeMale-10-30-2019 chromosome 1, Oket_V2, whole genome shotgun sequence genome:
gctcCTCCCCGGCCGCGGCCCGCTCCTTCTGCCTCTCGATGGAGTCCATCATCTGCTGCAGGAGTGCGCTGGCCGAGCCTctctccccatcccgcatgccatcttcctcctcttcctcctccggcTCCAGTTTAGGCTTCGTGGGGAGGAAGAAATGGCCGTTCTGGGCAGGGGCGTAGAAAGAGGCCCCTGGcccccctccattccccctgGCCCAGGTCAGCATGTCCCTACGGTTCTCAGAGTGCTCCACCTTTACTtcgtcctcctcgtcctcctcctcctcatctgggTCCTGGGTGGGGGCCTGGGCAAGGTCCAGGGGAGAGCAGAACTCGCTGGGGCCCCCGGGGACCCCATTGCTGTGGGACCTTTTGCCATGGTTAAAGTGCAGGTGTGTGGGCATGTCCCTGAGCTCTGGCGTGCTGCAGCTGCTGCTCCAGTGGGCCCCTCTCTGGAAGTATTCTAGATACTCCCGGGCCCGCAGTCGATTCCCCTGCTgcccccatcctcctccacccttcCCACCATccccctcatcatcatcatcatcatcctcctctcctcgctCACTGCCCACCTATGAAAAAACAAAACAGGATTTCATAACTTTCACACACTCACAATcatactcagacacacacaaaacagaaagaCACATGACCATGAATATGACCACGCCACTTCTATTCTACATTTTGAAGCGTAGTATGTAACTGCAATATGCTTTGTCTATATAATGCAGCTTGTGAAAGAGCACGCTGTCCTGAGACTCAGACTGGTGTTGGCCCAGCGCGGGTAAGTGTTCAAAGTTTAGTGTTATTGTGACCCCagggtgtggatgtgtgtttggcagtgtgagagtgagagagagagagattaatgaaGAGCATGATGTAAGCGTGCTGACTATGTGATGGCCAAAGACTGATGATGGAGTGTTTGTTTGGTAGAGTGACGCGATGACAGAGGTTGTGTGGTAAGTGGTCTGTGGCGGCGCAGTTGGATGGAAATCAAGCATGGCATTTACAACACAATAGTTATAACTCAAAACAAGAGAGGTTTGACTGATTTCCACATAGGTCGTACTGAATACATGTATTTTAACTGTAAGTCTCTTTAGATAAAATCATTTGTTAAGTGACTATATTTCGATGCAGATCTACCCGCAGGACATACTAGTAAAGACCATGTGATGGGATGTAATGATAGGACAGAGACTGTTGACGGAATGTTAAGATAGTGTTGTCATGATGACCAGCCTACCGGCGGGGAGAGGAGCACTTTGGTGTCCAGCAGGTGAGTGCAGACTTCCTGGACGGGCGGGATCTCCAGCAGGCGGGCGGCAGCCAGGATGTCTCCCACAGAGGTGTGACTGATCGTTAGCGTGGCTGTATAGGCAAAGTCCAGCAGGGCGCCCAGGGCCTCGGCCGCCACAAAGTCTATGGTGTAGACGTTCTGCTGGCTGGCGGTCGGGCCCGAGGTGAACAACTTGTGGAAGTAGGAGCTGCAGGAGGCCAGGACCGAACGGTGGGCAGTGAATTCCCTCTCCTGGGTGATCAGGAGCACGTCGCACAGAAGGCCGCTGAGGCGCTGCTTGTTCAGACTGCCCAGGATGTCTGCGCTGTGCTCGGGGAAGGGGATGCCCACTGGGCCTTCCTCCGCCGCTTCCCCTCCCCCCCCACCCCTGAGCCGCCGCCCACCCCTCCCACCGGCTCCCGACGACATCTTCCACCAGCCTGCCGCCGAGCCGCCAATCACAGCCGCCGCCCGCGTGTCCGTCCTGccgtctgtccgtctgcctgtctgagggaggaagagaaggagaggatcaGTTCCCAGTCTTTAAGACACACATATGCCCAGTTCAATTCCTAGGTAATACTCCTTGGGATTGGATAGGCACAGTATTACAGTAGCAATGCACGGTAGGTAAGGGCTGGGGGCTATTTTGAAATTACAGTAATTTCAATGTGCTCCGACAGGCTTCAGCCATCACACCGGAGACAACACATGAACATAACATTGGCAAGAGTTGCATGTGGGCAATTTCACAGTAACGGAATTAGTCTGACTCCAATTTTATACTTtaaaaagttaaacaaaccataaaACTCTATACGCAAGGACTACTTTGAACAATGTACACAGAACATTTCACAAAAACATATTTATTGGCAGAATTTAATTATGGTAAAATCCCCCAAAAACTCTTTAAATATCTGCTCCGAATTAAGATTTTAAAAAATgcctgcagaaagaatggggtgtcagctatggcatattgagtaaaaaaaaaaaagtatattttggttattgaactacagtaagtgcAGTGGATTTACAACCGTTAATGGAATTACGGTAACAGAATTAGATCATGGTTCCTGATCTGTACTATACAGAAATGCATCATTCTGGATATGAATATAATTCTCTTCATTGTGATGTATCCAGAAGGTAGGGAATATGCAATATCCTTCTTTTGCCTATTTGGTTGTTATTCTAACGAGCTCCTCCCCGAATAAGACCACATTTGGTTGGTCCAGACCACACTAAATCTGAACCAGTcatagatatccatgtttcacagTAAAAGTACAGTAAATATGTTCAGTACACTACATAATACTGTACTCATGTGTTCTACtcaactgtatagtactgtacagTGTTGGTTAGTGCCATTCAGGATTAGGTAGGATGATttttattacagcatattggatgactgtcattcatatttcattcaccagttcaatgtaacattgacaggtttaggctactacatgatactctaatttgCCCAATAcccatgaggttgctacaacctaggctatgaattaaagtttacaacgtaAGTGCACAGGTCAAGAGACAGATTAGAGTAATCAAGGTGAAAGACAGTAACCCGTTCAATACTACATTGCACACTCtcacctgcatctagctgatctagggtgtaatcattagcccAAACCGTTACAAAACGTTCCGTTTCTATTGGATACATTCTTGTAGGTTCCTCCCCGTTtcgtttgcttccatttaagaaatatTTTGCAACAGAATGGGTGGAATGACTACACCCACTGATCACCCTCACACACAGTTGACTTTCCTCTGACCATTTCACTTTGCTTGTGTACTCTACTTTTCTGTACTGTTCTCTGTATTggttggttcagatttggtccggccAGAGCGGACCGACCAAATTTCAACTACTTTTCAACGTCCATGGACGTCCGGGATCAGTCGGTGCTCAGTGGTTGAGGATGCTTGTTACGGTAAATGGAAAGAGGGTAGGTGGTAGCTGTAATGGTACCTGTCAgtaagagctgggagaggtgacattaactggagagagaagaggcagagggaggttgtccagactgttttcagtcttgctttgaccaccagacgacagaaagaaaacagttatgagctgaacataacagtatgccagtggaagggaggacagtaacaggtgaACCAACTGTGGTTTTTGGCaactatgatttcccattgtagccaattcaattaTAGTAATTCCGTTACTGATTTATTATTAGTGAAAAACAATTGGTAGGTCTACCTTtccttgttacttctgtgaactttccttgtcctccctcatgagagagagaaatgacaaaatatcttaaagatatgtAGGTTTGCGGAAACGGAATTACAAGACTCAAAAGGCAATGATTTTTAAGGTAAATTATTTCTCCAAAACAAAATATACAGTAAGTGTTGCTATTCGTTGGCAGGGGTCTTTTCATCAACATTGTGTtttaatgtacagttgaagtcggaagattacatacactttagtttttcactccacaaatttcttgttaacaaagtatagttttggaaagttggttaggacatctactttgtgcatgacacaagtaatctgtttacagattatttcccttatatttcactgtatcacaagtccagtgggtcagacgtttaatgtgcctttaaacatcttgggaaattccagaaaatgatgtcatggcttcagaagcttctgataggctaattgacataatttgagtcaattggaggtgtacctgtggatgtatttcaaggcctacctctaaatgcagtgactctttgcttgacatcatgggaaaatcaaaagaagtcagccaaaaattgtagacctccacaagtctggttcatccttgggagcaatttccaaacacctgaaggtaccactttcatctgtacaaacaatagtacgcaagaataaacaccatgggaccacgcagctgtcataccgctcaggaaggagacgcgttctgtctcctagagatgaacgcactttgatgcaaaaagtgcaaatcaatcccagaacaacagcaaaggaccatgtcttcacaaggaaacaggtacaaatgtatctatatccacagtaaaatgagtcctatatcgacataaccggaaaggcagctcagcaaggaagaagccactgctccaaaaccaccataaagaAGCCCGACTacagtttgcaattgcacatggggacaaagtctgtactttttggagaaatggcctctggtctgatgaaacaaaatataactgtttggccatattgaccattgttatgtctggaggaaaaggggggaggcttgcaagccaaagaacaccatcccaactgtgaagcatgggggtggcagcctcatgttgtgtgggtgctttgctgcaggagggactggtgcacttcactaaatagatgccatcatgaggaaagaaaatgatgtggatatattgaagcaacatccaaagacatcagtcgggaagttaaagcttggttgcaaatggctcttccaaatggacaatgacaccaagcatacttccaaagttgtggcaaaatggcttaaggacaacaaagtcaaggtattggagtggccatcacaaagccctgagccACAAAGCcctgggccaaaattcacctaacttattgtgggaagcttgtggaaggctacctgaaacatttgacccaagttaaacaatttaaaggcaatgctaccaaatactaattaagtgtacttctgaccaactgggaatgtgattaaataaataattctctctactattattctgacatttcacattcttaaaataaaagtggtgatcctaactgacctaagacaatttttactaggattaaatgtcaggaattgtgaaaaactgatttgaaatgtatttggctaaggtgtttgtaaacttccaacttcaactatgccttaatttctcaaaaatatagactcagctttcatttgacacccaattaGATATGCTCTAATGAACATCCCGTCAGTGCACATTGGACCTTATAGATTGAAACATTGCTCACTAATATCACAATACCGTGGCTTGTCATTGCAAGTAATGGACCGGTTTTGACTCTGCTCACTCTGATACTAAAGATCAAACAACTATTAAATCACGTCAGAGTTATTATGGGCTGGTGACTGTGAAGAACCCAAAGTTCTCCACAGTATGACACACTGTTTTTATGAACTCAGTCCGGCTTTCAACTTACTCttgttgtaatagtagaatgccaTTTCGAAATTGGGACGTGCATAATCAGTTTACCTCTTGTCATGTCTGCCACTTTATACCCTAAACATCAGGCCCCAAATGATGATGTTGAAACATCATCAACGTACAACACTACAGTTACCATGATTTCACTGACCATCAACTATTGGCAGACATTGTATTTACAGACCAATCTAATAGAAACTATAGCTATGGCATACATCCTTCAGTGTTGAATTAGCTGGAACGCTGGATATATTGGCCCACTGCTGAACCTATTACcatgagagagagtgaagggcagtttaagagagagcagggaggatcagagtgcatgctgggaggaggagcagaggcgAGGCTGTGCAGCAGCGTGTGCATCGCTCTGTCAGTTAGGGTAGGGGGAAGCTGCCGGTTACAGACCCCGTGGAAAAACCCCACTGGAGGATGACACGCACAAGCTGCAAGGGATCGCTATTAAAAAGGGAGGTTGTCAATCCAGTCTGAGCCGGTTACCCCACCCTGTACTGTGTGCCAAGTTTCAGGAAAGGCTGTCCCCTCGCTCACGTGTGCAGGGGggattaaaattatagactgcaGCTTGCCTGagcgggggagggaggggggggtgggCTCAGCAAAGCAAGCCCTCCCTGATTTgtctatttacacacacacaaaaaagccAGCCCCTCCATTCTCCATCTGCCAGGGAGACCCAGCAGGGGGTGAGGCCAGGGGGTTTATTCTCTAGAAGAGCAATGCATTCAAATGACATTCCTTCAGATCAAGCCTCTTGGTATGTACACTAGACCTGCTCAACCtggctgcctctcctctcccctgctcggCTCTTTCCCACACCTCCTCACAaagctccacctctctccacacctAGAACTCTGGCACTGTGTCAGCACTAACCACAGGTCATACTTAGGTAACGCTCTCTGAGAAGTCAACACTGGGTACTACGAACATAACTGCCCTCACTCTGCTATTAACTCCACTCCAATACTGTTGACAAAGATTCAAATCCTTAAAACAGACCTGTCAGTCAACTCATGTGTGACATACACACattggccagtttattaggtacaccaccctgttTAAGAAAATGGTTCTCTCCTACAGTGAGTCAAGTGGCCATGgtttgctatataaagcaggcagaaaTGTATGGAGGAATTCAGTTACTGTTCatttgaacgttagaatgggcaaaacgtgCGACTGCGCGTGGTATGATCATCAGTGCCAGGCGCGTCGGATCCAGTGTCTCAGAAATGTCCGGCCTCCTGGGACTTTCACACACGACACAGCTAAGGTTTACAGAAAATGATGTGAACATCAGTCAGCAGCagcctgtgggcgaaaacagctccTTTATGAGAGGTCAAAAGAGAACGTCAAGAATAGTGGAAGCTAAAGggtgggccacaaacaggcaaataacggagcagtacaacagtggtgtgcagaacagcATGTTGGAACGCCTTGTTATGGATGGGCtgttgcagcagacgaccacaccgggttccactcctttaagctaaaaacaagaagaagcggctcTAGTGGGCACACGATCACCAACattggacaattgaggagtggaaaaacattgcctggtccgacgaatcccagttcctgttgcgtcatgctgataatagtcaggatttggcgtaacaGCAtaagtccatggccccatcctgcctggtgtcaatggtacaggctggtgccggtggtgtaatggtgtggggaatgttttcctggcacatgtTCGGttccttgataccaattgagcaaagGTTCAGTTCCCCGAAGAATTCAggttgttctggaggcaaagggggtccGACCTGgcactagatgggtgtacctaataaactgtgtaTAAACACTTTTCTAAGTATGGAAAACCGGTCCATCTGTCTCGTGGTAATCTTAAAACAACAAGCTTGCAGCCTTGCACATGCAAATAATACTGTCCCACCATTCAGAGTAGTGTGTGTCTTTTATTCATGACACAATGGCCTTTCATTTTGGCTCAAACCCAGTTAGCCTACTCTTTCTCCTTTAACCCTCTACCATTTTGATACGCAACTGACCACACCGCCACTACAACCTCTCCCATTGTCTTCCTGATAAAATTGCCCTGTCTGACATGGGCAAATGTTATTATCCTCCAACTCTCATCTGAATATGCTGTGGGAGGGgagtgagggcagagagagagggatagggagagtcagagagagagggcaaccaCAGGGATAACGGTCACGTCCTTCACAGTGTGGAAATAGATCCTGGGTGAGCCTACAGAGACTCAAGCCGAGTCAACCTGCTCTCACTGATGCTGCTGTTTACTGCACCAGGCTGCTGGGCTGGTCCCTGGTGCAAACCTGCTTACACATTATCCCCAGGACATACATGCCTGACCCTGGGTCACACACAGCTCTGtggaggggagaagaggctgAAAGGAGTTAAAACAGCCCAGCATACAGTCCACTGAGGCATCCAACTGCTCTGTCATGTCCTTTACACAGGAGCTATAGGGAGAGTAAAGGCCCAGGCCAGGAATAACCCACAAAGATGACCcaagaaagaaagaggaaaaaCTGTACAAACAAACCTGATCCTGACACCTTCTCATGGCTTGAAACATTCCTTATCACTTATTCATGGCTGTGGGTGAGAGGCTGCAGCACCACACCGTCTCAGTTCCCAGGGCCGCCGCCGACCAAGAGCTGCCTGCCTAGTTCACTGGGTCCCACTCCGCACGCAGAGCGCTGCTTTGCAAGTCAAACCACTACTTACTGCTGCAGATCCCACTCCTCCCCCACCATCACTCAACAATAACCCCTGCGCTTGCGCCAAGCAAACGTTGAGAGCCGCTATCAAGATTAGATTTCGGGGATGATCCAACGCAAGACTaggacagggatcatcaactagattcagctgcgggatcattTCTTCTTGAACGGTTGGTCAGGGgacggaacataattacaaatcatttgcaGACTGCAAactgaccgcaagaagcccaaatcgatatatttgactaaaacaatcatttCCAACCTTGCTTACATATGTATATGACCacatctctctattatgcgtgggaacaCCTCGGAATACCTTTGTTTCAGTTCAATTGGGCTTACAAAAATGTATGTCACTTCAACTAAGTTCTTTACTATGATGCTTTTTAAGAGTAGTCAACACCACAATACTTTGTTGCTCTGCTGTGTGTGGGGGATAAGTAGCATATCTGTGAATAACCAAACCAGAGTGAAACAACGAGAGCAGAAGCCAGGGTCTAACTCCTAGAAGCATAGATTGAGTAATATAGATGGACAACAGAGTTCACGTAGGCTGTCTCTCCCTGGCTGACTGTCACGGGATAAGCAGAGCCCCCTGATGATTAGTGACAGGAGTGCATGCAGCCCAGGGAAAGGGAATCACTGGATCGGGTCACAAGGGTTCAAGGTCAAGTCACAGAGGATATTACAGGATAATCGGAAAAGCTAtgtggagaggtggggggggctGGACAGTTCCAAGAAGAACTAGATTCTGACTGAGGTTGAGCCTGCCTGGTCTAGTGCTAGTGTGGCTGTGTGAGTCATTACTGCCAGGCTTGCTAGGATAGGAAGCTTGATTGGTCGTATTGGGAGCAAGCAGGAAGAGGGCGAGAAACTGATAAAACTGGAGTTGTGGGGCTGGGCTACTCGACTTGAAACACGTCCGACGTCTGCCAAAAATCAGACAATGCCCCTGACTGAAAGGTACTGGGTGAGGCAGTCTTAAAAACTGACAACCTTGACATCAGCCCACGGGATACTGTAAATTGAATGCGTTTCAAAAGTGTCTCAGACTTGAGAAACCTTAGCCACTGTAAGAAACTAACCCCTCACTGCAGGAAGGGTTTGACATCATTATCTTAAATCTTTATATCATGTTTGTCAATAAAAGTTTAGTGCAAGGGGAAGTGGGAGATTTTTATGATTTAATTTCAAAGGTCTAAGTTCCTTTAAGGGTACCATTACCCCAGAGATCGCGAGATAGCTGGTGGAGAGCCACTGTCGGGAATCACTGGCTACTGTATGGGTTTACTGcaccatccccctcctccttgcAAAGTAAAGTAAACCAAAGTGAAGGCTCTACTTGGCTTTCCTTGCCTCCCTCCTCCAGCCtgactccctgcctccctcctctagcctgactccctgcctccctcctccagcctcctcctccagcctgactccctgcctccctcctcctccctgctccagCCTGGCTCCCTGCCTCCAGCCTGACTCCCTGCCTCCAGCCTGACTCCCTGCCTCCAGCCtgactccctgcctccctccctgcctccctcctgactccctgcctccctcctgactccctgcctccctcctgactccctgcctccctcctgactccctgcctccctcctgcctccctgcctccctcctgactccctgcctccctcctgcctccctcctgactccctgcctccctcctgactccctgcctgactccctgcctccctcctgactccctgcctccctccctgcctccctcctgactccctgcctccctcctgactccctgcctctctcctccagcctgacTCCTTGCCTCCCTCCTCCAGCCtgactccctgcctccctcctccagcctgactccctgcctccctcctccagCCTGACTCCTTGCCTGACTCCTTGCCTCCCTCCTCCAGCCTGACTCCTTGCCTCCCTCCTCCAGCCTGACTTAGCTGGTCCAGAAACAGCCGTGCACATCTGGCAGCAGTGTTACAGAGACACAACTTCTGCTGCTGGAGCTAGACTTTCCTAACGCTGCCATGCTGTCAGTCAGGAAGTAGCGGATCCAAACTCCCACGTGGCACCAGAAACAGAACCCCTAGTAGGCCGTAAGCTACACCCATAGTGCCAAGTCCAGCAACAGCTCCTCCCCTGAGCCCTGTGCCAATCTGTGAGTGCTACCGTGCATTGAGGGCAGAGGActtcctgtgtgtctgtgacagGCTGGTAACAGAACTTGCTCTGTTATCAGATGaccatccctccttctccctctcgctGGCTCTCTCAGACATCAGCCCACCACATTGCCCACTTCCCCCTTCAGCTTGCTAAGGAAGCTGAAACACTCACCCACCGGCCCACGCCGAGAGATAGGATGGGAACTCACCAACCATGAGATTGTCATATGGTACCCTCCCATGATCACAGGAGTTTGGCTAACTCTTTGATCCCTACGTAGTGCCTTAGGTCAACGTTGAATTACTCACTCAAACATCTGTTTTTTCTGACAACTATTGTCTAAGGTTGTCTAGTGTCTAATGTATGAAAACAACAACATCATCCAGCAGAGCCAGAAAAAGGTGTGACATCTTGGAGACAACCCACCACCATGAAAGTAAACCATGTAAGTGAAGTCAGACTCACAACACAACGGCCTAGTCTAACCCAGGGCTGCATCTCAGCCTCTAATTTGATCAGGTTGTGTGAACTGCTTGCTTCATGAACCAGCAGGCCCAGAACAGCCCCTATGACTCCcccaagacaacacaacacacagagccctgtctgtctgtttgtcagcTTGGGCCAGGAGCAGTGGGACATTTAACTGCTGACAAGGGGAGTTCACCCTTAATAAGGGGGTAGCTTATAGTTTAGCGCACCACCCAAAAGCAACACAACCCCAAAACTAGTCCTTCCAAGGCATGGCAGTGTAATAGCACgcaacctgtctcctcctgtcgcTGTGGACCTGCTAGTTTGGGGCATTATGGTGCATAACATACAGGAATATCAAACTGTATTCAACATGCTCACCGCCAAATTGATGGGTGGTGTCTAGGGCCTACCCACAGCCACTGAAGTCCCCTACAATTCCCCTGGAGTCTATTGTGGGTAGCATGGAGTGTCCCAACTTAACCTCTTAGTGGAATTTACTCAGGCTGAAAGTACAGCCTTCTGCAATTGGCACTCAGGAGTGGCACGAGTAACATTATGACATCAACAGTGTGACATTTGACAGAATGAATAATGTTTCAAACTCTGCATCTGAAATCTAACCAAACACTTCCCTGAGTCTGGGCGTCTGACAATAAaatactcccctccctctctcgctgtaCCCGCACGCTTCAAAACAAGTCCAACAAGTATGTGTTGCCAGGAATAGGCATCTGGAGAATTAGAAAATAAGTTACGCTCCTTTAACGTCTTTTGACATACCACCAACGTACGGACAGCTATCGTAGACTAAATGATGATGTGACGCAAATCACACAGTGCCATAGGGGCTACTTGAGGCAAGAGGGATGTAGAGAACAACAAAAAGGGTGTGGGCAGCCATGGAGAAGAACTGAAAGTTAATAAACGAATAAAGGAGTTCCCGAGGGCAGAGGGTAAAGTTTCCAGTTGCTCAAGATTTCATGTGCTATGATTGTGTTATGGCAGCTCATTTACTACACCTCACTAACTAGATGAAATTGTCCACAAGAGGTGTCACATCTTCTATCCAGTAACAGTCGAACATTGGGGGTAAGGATATATAAAGGATCTGCAGTTGGCTCATTTATTCCTAGTCTCATACATTAACAACAATAACATTACACACAATAACACCAATTCAGATGATTAGATTAACTGTACTAATTTTAATTCAACCAGTAAGTAAAGGGTTAAAACCGTGTGTATAGCCAAAACTTTAAGACAACAGTCTCTCTAAACATGATGTGCTCAACCTGCTCTGAGCAGTGCCCTATTTGCCATCTATTTTTTATATGCAAGTGGGTCAGGAACTCTGAACTCTACCAAGCCccatctccctcgctctcttacAAACGCAGGTCCTGGTATTTATTTCCaagctctcccctctttcactctcctcAGTGTCAGGAGAGAGTGCAGTTTGAGCTCTTACCAGCTGGGCAGAAGCAGAAGCGTGTGTCCCTTCTCCAGGCCCTATCCGGCTCTCCTGCCTGCTCTCCTGTCTCCGTGTCTGGGTAGGGCCCTGCCTGGTGCCTCAGTACTGGAGCTTTTGCAGACAGGAAACTTCCGAGTGGCCCTAGTCATACAGGCAAGCCCTTGCCTGATCCCAAACAAGCAGACACCTACCACCCTCCTCTATTTTCAGCCCACTGCTCCGCTCTGGCATCTCTTCCCCTTCTGTGATTGGCTTGACAGCTGCTCACTCACCACACCTCCTTGCTGGGATAGGCTGGTAGGTGTTCCCTTTCCTGTATGGCCAATGGCAAGGCACTCTGGGATGTGGAGTCCTTAAATGTTATTTGACCTGCTTCACAGCCCCTGCTGCGAACTACGAGTCCCAGCTTTCCGTCCCTCACCACCCCCACTTCTCCAAGCCTGTTCCAACGTAAGCACTCAGGGCAGAATTATACACTTCAGTATGTTGCTAGCAGAATGCCAGGTATTAAAAGTACAGACCAGCCATCAAACAGGATTGTGCTGCACATGAAAAAAAGGGTCTCAACCAGAACTGTCTAAGCCACAGCCAAACACTGTGGTAGCATTCTGTGACAACCCCTCCGTCTATGTTTTAAACGCACTTCAAGACTCCTGACCTAAATTAAGACATTCTTATTCTGATAAATTCCAAAACCAGCCGGAAAGAATGAACAATGCAAGTGGGTCAGGAACTTTTCCCTCCAAGCATGATTTCTTAGTGAATGACACCATCCCGAAAAGTAATTCGCTTGTCATCGTACCATGTCCTATAAAATTAGTTTTGgttcctccttcctcttcttcagaACCCACCCCCCCGAACgccaccatcctcctcctcccctaagtTCTCCCACCTGCCCGTAAAGTTAATGCCTCAAACACGGCAAATAAAACTATCATAGAAAGCACAAAAGGTAAAAGCAGGAATGAGAGAAGTAATCAGGAATAA
Encoded proteins:
- the LOC118389744 gene encoding zinc finger and BTB domain-containing protein 7A isoform X1; the encoded protein is MPSLVLPTVPSHATQWGASASSQTEETPFMASCFITLHKTGRRTDGRTDTRAAAVIGGSAAGWWKMSSGAGGRGGRRLRGGGGGEAAEEGPVGIPFPEHSADILGSLNKQRLSGLLCDVLLITQEREFTAHRSVLASCSSYFHKLFTSGPTASQQNVYTIDFVAAEALGALLDFAYTATLTISHTSVGDILAAARLLEIPPVQEVCTHLLDTKVLLSPPVGSERGEEDDDDDDEGDGGKGGGGWGQQGNRLRAREYLEYFQRGAHWSSSCSTPELRDMPTHLHFNHGKRSHSNGVPGGPSEFCSPLDLAQAPTQDPDEEEEDEEDEVKVEHSENRRDMLTWARGNGGGPGASFYAPAQNGHFFLPTKPKLEPEEEEEEDGMRDGERGSASALLQQMMDSIERQKERAAAGEELGEGEDPDVEFYLNYFNSTQHEDAAVSQGLLPLWATRGGSSQDRGGGERGGRGGGGGEERGGGGGERKMRSKAFQKCPICSKVIQGAGKLPRHIRTHTGEKPYECAICKVRFTRQDKLKVHMRKHTGEKPYLCTQCGAAFAHNYDLKNHMRVHTGLRPYQCSSCFKTFVRSDHLHRHLKKDGCNGIPSRRGRKPRVRDPGLLEASMGLVGPGPRSGRERRRMEAASAEGASRVHAHSPQPQERPEEPGH
- the LOC118389744 gene encoding zinc finger and BTB domain-containing protein 7A isoform X2, whose amino-acid sequence is MPSLVLPTVPSHATQWGASASSQTEETPFMASCFITLHKTGRRTDGRTDTRAAAVIGGSAAGWWKMSSGAGGRGGRRLRGGGGGEAAEEGPVGIPFPEHSADILGSLNKQRLSGLLCDVLLITQEREFTAHRSVLASCSSYFHKLFTSGPTASQQNVYTIDFVAAEALGALLDFAYTATLTISHTSVGDILAAARLLEIPPVQEVCTHLLDTKVLLSPPVGSERGEEDDDDDDEGDGGKGGGGWGQQGNRLRAREYLEYFQRGAHWSSSCSTPELRDMPTHLHFNHGKRSHSNGVPGGPSEFCSPLDLAQAPTQDPDEEEEDEEDEVKVEHSENRRDMLTWARGNGGGPGASFYAPAQNGHFFLPTKPKLEPEEEEEEDGMRDGERGSASALLQQMMDSIERQKERAAAGEELGEGEDPDVEFYLNYFNSTQHEDAAVSQGLLPLWATRGGSSQDRGGGERGGRGGGGGEERGGGGGERKMRSKAFQKCPICSKVIQGAGKLPRHIRTHTGEKPYECAICKVRFTRTMTQNTPPGYLRAI